From Laspinema palackyanum D2c, one genomic window encodes:
- a CDS encoding SDR family NAD(P)-dependent oxidoreductase, whose translation MDIKVSDHPKPLRGKVAVVTGASRGAGRGIALVLGEAGATVYVTGRSVRGSATTDHLPGTIEETAEAVTARGGVGIPVRCDATQDEQVEALFNRIQSDGQLDILVNNAWGGYEGYDGKNWADGTEFFAPFWEQSLQRWEGMFNAGVRSHLVASRCAVPLMLSQQQGLIVNTIAWDRDKYLGNLFYDMAKHAIARMTLAMARDLEAYKIATVAVAPGFMRTERVLDAPDVDLAQTESTEYIGRAIAALATDPNVLELSGTVLTVGDLAVEYGFTDIDGRQIAAFRLEDM comes from the coding sequence ATGGATATCAAAGTGTCGGATCATCCTAAACCCTTAAGGGGTAAAGTAGCAGTGGTGACGGGGGCGAGTCGTGGTGCAGGGCGAGGAATTGCCTTGGTTTTAGGGGAAGCGGGGGCGACTGTCTATGTGACGGGACGAAGTGTGCGAGGTTCGGCAACGACGGATCATCTGCCGGGGACGATTGAGGAGACGGCAGAAGCGGTGACGGCGCGAGGAGGCGTGGGAATCCCAGTGCGTTGTGATGCGACGCAGGATGAGCAGGTGGAGGCATTATTTAACCGGATACAAAGTGATGGACAGTTAGATATTTTGGTGAATAATGCCTGGGGGGGTTATGAAGGCTATGATGGGAAAAATTGGGCGGATGGGACGGAGTTTTTTGCGCCGTTTTGGGAGCAATCTTTGCAGCGTTGGGAGGGGATGTTTAACGCAGGGGTGCGATCGCATTTAGTGGCGAGTCGTTGTGCGGTGCCCTTGATGTTGTCCCAGCAGCAAGGGTTGATTGTGAACACGATCGCCTGGGACCGGGACAAGTATTTGGGGAATCTGTTTTACGATATGGCAAAACACGCGATCGCCCGGATGACGTTGGCGATGGCACGAGATTTGGAAGCGTATAAAATCGCCACAGTGGCAGTGGCACCAGGTTTTATGCGAACGGAACGAGTCTTAGATGCGCCGGATGTTGACTTAGCACAAACCGAGTCTACGGAGTATATCGGACGGGCGATCGCCGCCCTCGCCACAGACCCCAATGTGCTGGAACTTTCAGGAACTGTGCTGACAGTGGGGGATTTAGCGGTGGAATATGGGTTTACAGATATTGATGGCAGGCAAATCGCAGCATTTCGTCTGGAGGATATGTGA
- a CDS encoding HEAT repeat domain-containing protein: MFAPKLALLTLSAIVLSIAQVQAHQTGDLEIGSYLEQFKTEKGANRREAVKGLRQIGTPAVPLLITALQDADVGVRGGAAFALGSMGSDAESAIASLIAALNDSQESVRLDAAVALRRIGTPAVEELAIALQHPEIEVRRGAAFALAGIGATAKPAIAPLVTALQDPDERLAWNAAIALRAVGSPAVPALNQALMHENPRVRNAAAFALGNPTSPTTGTRSPVAQSEDEEVPEICRMLPNPLSPDLSICEAMPVRERPQELRENLDQVNPNPCDFSPNPCENIPSQIDSSATPSRRLM, encoded by the coding sequence ATGTTCGCACCCAAACTCGCATTATTGACCCTTTCAGCGATCGTCCTGTCGATCGCCCAAGTTCAAGCGCATCAAACCGGAGATCTGGAAATCGGATCCTACCTCGAACAATTCAAAACTGAAAAAGGAGCCAACCGTCGGGAAGCAGTGAAAGGATTGCGGCAGATTGGGACTCCCGCAGTTCCCCTCCTGATCACCGCATTGCAAGATGCCGATGTAGGAGTCCGAGGAGGTGCCGCATTTGCCTTGGGTTCAATGGGTTCGGATGCAGAATCCGCCATTGCGTCCCTGATCGCTGCCTTAAATGACTCACAAGAGTCAGTGCGTCTGGATGCTGCCGTGGCACTTAGACGAATTGGCACTCCGGCAGTGGAGGAACTCGCCATTGCCTTGCAACACCCGGAGATAGAAGTGCGTCGGGGTGCTGCCTTTGCCTTAGCGGGAATTGGTGCCACTGCCAAACCGGCGATCGCCCCCTTAGTCACCGCCTTACAGGATCCAGATGAGCGCCTTGCCTGGAATGCTGCCATTGCCTTGCGCGCAGTCGGGTCCCCGGCAGTCCCCGCCCTCAACCAGGCCCTGATGCATGAAAATCCCCGAGTCCGGAATGCCGCTGCCTTCGCCTTGGGAAATCCCACTTCCCCCACTACTGGAACGAGATCTCCGGTGGCACAATCGGAGGATGAAGAAGTCCCGGAAATTTGCCGAATGTTGCCGAATCCCTTGTCCCCAGATTTGAGTATCTGTGAAGCAATGCCGGTTCGGGAACGTCCCCAGGAGTTGCGCGAGAATCTGGATCAAGTCAATCCCAATCCCTGTGATTTTTCACCGAATCCCTGCGAAAACATTCCGAGTCAGATTGACTCCTCTGCCACCCCATCTCGCCGCTTAATGTAA
- a CDS encoding tetratricopeptide repeat protein, giving the protein MSSQLDILLADGFTLYESGSLTLAEQKFCQVLGIDASHPQALCGMGMLYYQQGRYEDALDYLEQSLKFDANQAICHYTRGLVLAKLGYLAEAKTAYYQAVIVDPSYLNAYSELGNVCIEIGELTQAESAYRERIALSPDWHSYVSLGHLFIAQQRVDEAISAYQTALELQPRHPEILSSLGIAFAAKNHPNSSLYLGFAAYRKQEYETAIAHYQQFQNTDEGEIEFYLALADCYQQLNQWEEAISTYRQGIALHREAVELYLSFILALQNWGKIEEARQIADEGLVFRPYCLSLKLEKIRLFPVLYENLEQLEFYRNRFITELDDLIQNCALNTEFAQAQALNAIAVNTNFYLQYQGKNDLELQQKYGQFVHQVMAANYPQWVKPLPMPTLKSGKRIRIGYISACLQWHTVGMVFSGWLEHRNREEFEVYCYNVGQQRDRLTDWFRINSDSFYSIPDDIPAVCQQIQQDSLHILVFLDIGMYAPMTQLASLRLAPVQCVAWGHPITSGLPTQDYFISSDLMEPENAQTHYSEQLIRLPNLGIYFPKPQIPEINKNRADYGISDDAVMYLSCQSLFKYLPQYDIIFPAICQAVAKAKLVFIGHKNHLITAQFCQRLDAAFAEVGLDYQEFCIILPRQSKRDYWNLLSMADIGLDTFEFTGFLTTLEAVAVNLPLVTHLGPFMRGRQSAGILRRVGVTETIAQTQEDYIKIAITLGLNREWREAIATKINEGHQWLYPDNTGLKALEDFYRAIVQEKG; this is encoded by the coding sequence GTGAGTTCTCAACTGGATATCCTGTTAGCAGATGGGTTTACCTTGTATGAGTCGGGTTCTTTGACCCTTGCCGAACAAAAGTTTTGCCAAGTCTTAGGGATTGATGCAAGTCACCCCCAGGCATTGTGCGGGATGGGAATGCTGTATTATCAGCAAGGACGATATGAAGATGCCCTGGATTACCTAGAACAGTCTCTAAAGTTCGATGCAAATCAGGCAATTTGCCATTATACTCGGGGGTTAGTATTGGCAAAATTGGGTTATCTGGCAGAAGCGAAAACTGCCTATTATCAGGCGGTTATAGTTGATCCCAGTTATCTAAATGCCTATTCTGAGTTAGGAAATGTCTGTATAGAAATCGGAGAATTGACCCAAGCGGAATCTGCCTATCGAGAAAGAATTGCTCTAAGTCCAGATTGGCATAGTTATGTGAGTTTAGGGCATTTATTCATCGCCCAGCAGCGGGTTGATGAGGCAATATCCGCCTATCAAACCGCCTTAGAGCTCCAACCCCGTCATCCCGAGATTCTCTCGTCCCTTGGGATTGCTTTTGCTGCCAAAAATCATCCCAATTCTAGTCTGTATTTAGGGTTTGCTGCCTATCGCAAACAGGAGTATGAAACCGCCATTGCCCATTATCAACAGTTTCAAAACACTGACGAGGGAGAGATAGAGTTTTATCTCGCTCTTGCTGACTGTTATCAACAGTTGAATCAGTGGGAAGAAGCAATTTCCACTTATCGTCAAGGGATTGCCCTCCATCGGGAAGCAGTCGAACTTTATTTATCTTTTATTTTAGCTTTACAGAATTGGGGTAAAATTGAAGAAGCGCGGCAAATTGCCGATGAAGGCTTAGTATTTCGGCCCTATTGCTTATCCCTAAAATTAGAAAAAATTCGTCTGTTTCCAGTTCTATATGAAAACTTAGAGCAATTAGAGTTTTATCGAAACCGATTTATTACAGAATTGGATGATTTGATTCAAAATTGCGCTTTAAATACAGAATTCGCTCAAGCACAGGCATTAAATGCTATAGCAGTCAATACTAATTTTTATCTCCAGTATCAAGGTAAAAATGATTTGGAGTTGCAGCAAAAATATGGACAATTCGTGCATCAGGTGATGGCAGCAAATTATCCCCAGTGGGTCAAACCGTTACCGATGCCAACCCTGAAGTCTGGGAAACGAATTAGAATCGGCTATATTTCTGCTTGTTTGCAGTGGCATACCGTGGGAATGGTGTTTTCCGGGTGGTTGGAACATCGGAACCGGGAGGAGTTTGAGGTGTATTGTTATAATGTGGGACAACAACGCGATCGCCTCACGGACTGGTTCCGCATCAACAGTGACTCCTTTTATTCTATTCCCGATGATATTCCAGCAGTTTGTCAGCAAATCCAACAGGATAGTTTGCATATTCTAGTCTTTTTGGATATTGGAATGTATGCACCCATGACTCAACTGGCGAGTTTACGTTTGGCCCCGGTTCAATGTGTTGCTTGGGGACATCCAATTACCTCGGGTTTACCCACTCAGGATTATTTTATTTCCAGTGATTTGATGGAACCGGAGAATGCTCAGACTCATTATTCAGAACAACTGATTCGGTTACCCAATTTAGGAATTTATTTCCCCAAACCCCAGATTCCTGAAATTAATAAAAATCGGGCGGATTATGGGATTTCCGATGATGCCGTGATGTATTTATCCTGCCAATCTTTGTTTAAATATTTGCCGCAATATGATATAATATTTCCGGCGATTTGCCAAGCGGTGGCAAAAGCAAAACTGGTGTTTATCGGTCACAAAAATCACCTGATTACCGCGCAATTTTGCCAGCGTTTGGATGCTGCCTTTGCTGAAGTGGGATTAGATTATCAGGAGTTTTGTATAATTTTGCCCAGACAGAGCAAGCGGGACTATTGGAACCTGCTTTCAATGGCGGATATTGGGTTAGATACCTTTGAGTTTACGGGATTTTTAACAACCTTAGAAGCAGTTGCGGTAAATTTGCCCCTCGTCACTCATTTAGGCCCCTTTATGCGGGGTCGTCAGTCAGCGGGAATTTTGAGAAGAGTGGGGGTGACGGAGACGATCGCCCAAACCCAGGAAGATTATATTAAAATAGCCATTACATTGGGATTAAACCGGGAGTGGAGAGAGGCGATCGCCACCAAAATCAACGAGGGCCATCAATGGTTATACCCGGATAACACCGGACTAAAAGCATTAGAAGACTTTTATCGGGCGATCGTCCAGGAAAAAGGATAA